One Planktothrix sp. FACHB-1365 genomic window carries:
- a CDS encoding glutathione S-transferase family protein: MIKLYGHELSGNSYKVKLMLSLLALDYEWIKVDLMAGEHKQPEFLQLNPFGQIPLLVHDDIILADAQAILVYLARRYGGDKWLPMEAEPLSRVIRWLSTTAGEIRQGPESARLYYRFNVTSINLERANQKAEFILTQINTHLSNKNWLELGYPTIADIAVFPYVALAADGQIALDHYPHILAWCDRLQHLPGFVSMIGIQQPVTV; this comes from the coding sequence ATGATTAAGCTTTATGGTCACGAACTGTCTGGAAACAGCTACAAAGTCAAATTAATGCTGTCTCTGTTAGCCTTAGATTACGAGTGGATTAAGGTTGACTTAATGGCTGGAGAACACAAACAGCCTGAATTTCTACAACTTAATCCCTTTGGACAAATCCCCCTCCTGGTGCATGACGATATTATTTTGGCAGATGCTCAGGCGATTTTAGTGTATTTGGCACGGCGATATGGGGGGGATAAATGGTTGCCAATGGAGGCTGAACCCCTAAGTCGGGTGATTCGTTGGCTATCGACAACAGCCGGAGAAATTCGTCAAGGGCCAGAGTCAGCGAGGTTGTATTATCGATTCAATGTCACCAGTATTAATTTAGAGCGGGCGAATCAAAAAGCCGAATTCATTTTAACCCAAATCAATACTCATTTATCAAATAAAAATTGGTTAGAATTAGGATATCCAACTATTGCGGATATTGCCGTGTTTCCCTACGTTGCCCTCGCTGCTGATGGTCAGATTGCTCTGGATCATTATCCTCATATTTTGGCTTGGTGCGATCGCCTTCAGCATCTTCCAGGCTTTGTGAGTATGATTGGGATTCAACAACCTGTAACGGTGTAG
- a CDS encoding pyridoxamine 5'-phosphate oxidase family protein — MPRKFGEIAFTPEVEAAQELRGSRQTYQRYIANGDANDTITPEIQNFIAQLDGFYLGTVGSNGYPYIQFRGGMPGFLKVLNEKTLGFADFSGNVQYITVGNLSGNHKAFLFLMDYRHRKRIKIWGKAEYIEGDPVLIEQLKMPNDPSKIERAIIFHVEAISENCPQHIPIRYSEAEVEAMMTPLQTRIVELEQQLSNVHNTP; from the coding sequence ATGCCCCGGAAATTTGGAGAAATTGCCTTTACTCCAGAAGTTGAAGCTGCCCAGGAATTACGCGGATCGAGGCAAACCTATCAACGCTATATTGCGAATGGGGATGCCAATGATACAATCACCCCTGAAATTCAAAACTTTATTGCTCAATTAGATGGATTTTATTTAGGAACCGTTGGTTCTAATGGCTATCCCTATATTCAATTTCGGGGTGGAATGCCGGGTTTTTTAAAAGTGCTTAATGAGAAGACCCTAGGTTTTGCCGACTTTTCGGGAAATGTGCAGTACATTACTGTTGGTAATCTATCGGGAAATCATAAAGCATTTTTGTTTTTAATGGATTATCGTCACCGCAAACGGATTAAGATTTGGGGAAAAGCGGAATATATTGAAGGAGATCCGGTATTAATTGAACAATTAAAAATGCCGAACGACCCTTCAAAAATTGAACGGGCGATTATTTTTCATGTTGAAGCGATTAGTGAGAATTGTCCCCAACATATTCCGATCCGATATTCTGAGGCGGAAGTAGAGGCAATGATGACACCGTTACAAACTCGAATTGTAGAGTTAGAACAGCAATTAAGCAACGTTCACAACACCCCATAA
- a CDS encoding nuclear transport factor 2 family protein: METRPPLPPFTLETAKAKVQAAEDAWNTCDPERVALAYTEDSVWRNRAEFFTGRDKIREFLTRKWNTELDYRLKKELWSFTDNRISVKFEYEYRTDSGKWYRAYGNEQWEFAPNGLMQRREASINDLPIKESDRKFR; the protein is encoded by the coding sequence ATGGAAACAAGACCCCCCTTACCTCCCTTTACCCTAGAAACCGCTAAAGCTAAAGTCCAAGCGGCGGAGGATGCTTGGAATACCTGTGATCCTGAACGAGTTGCTTTAGCTTATACAGAAGATTCCGTTTGGCGAAATCGGGCTGAATTTTTTACCGGACGGGACAAGATTCGGGAATTTCTGACTCGCAAATGGAATACAGAACTAGACTATCGCTTAAAAAAAGAGTTATGGAGTTTCACCGATAACCGAATTTCTGTCAAATTTGAGTATGAATATCGCACAGATTCGGGTAAATGGTATCGCGCCTATGGTAATGAACAATGGGAATTTGCCCCCAATGGGTTAATGCAGCGACGGGAAGCCAGTATTAACGATTTACCCATTAAAGAATCAGACCGTAAGTTTCGTTAG